In the genome of Dyadobacter fermentans DSM 18053, the window TGCAGGATCTTTTCTGGCGTCAGAGCGGCCACTGCATTTGTTGTTCAATAATGCAGGCATCATGTGGGTTCCACTGCAACGTGATGCGAATGGCTACGAAAGCCATTTTGCAACCAACCACCTGGGGCACTTCCATTTAACAGCCAGGCTTTGGCCAGCTTTGAAAAAAGCGAACGGCGCGAGGGTCATCAACACTTCTTCCTGGGGGCACCATGCATCTCCCATTGTTTTCGAAGATCCGAATTTTCAAAGCCGGGAATATGATCCGATGCAGGCATATGGTCAGTCCAAAACAGCGAATGTCTTGTTTGCATTGGAGCTTGATGAGCGTGGAAAGCGATTTGGTGTGCGTTCCTATTCTGCGCATCCCGGCCTGATCCTCACCACCGATCTAGGGCGTTCGATTACGCCGGACACGATGAAAAAGTTGGGCATGCTTAATGCCGACGGCAACCCAGTACATCGTGAATACACCGGCACTAAAACTGCCCAGCAGGGAGTGTCGACATTGATCTGGTGCGCCACAAGTCCTCAGCTCATAGATATCGGCGGCGTCTATTGTGAAAACACGGACATTGCTGTGTTAGACACAGACTACGATCCTAAGGAAAACTGGGCCTATGACACGTCTAAGATCAAAGGAGTTATGCCTTTCGCCCTCGATGCTGATGCTGCCAGGCAGCTTTGGTCATTGAGTGAGGAACTAACTCAGGTCAAATTTGACGTTATATGATTAATGATCGAGGCCGGGCATTTACATCCGGTCTCGCTTTTTCAAATTAGACATGGCCCAGAGACAAGTAAGTGCATACGCCGAAATGGTTTTGACGTGCAACGAAGACTTCCATTGCACCGGTGAAAAGGTGTTGCAAGAACATGCGTTGCTGCGTGTTGTCTCCGGCCAATTGACGGTCATTCAGGCAGAAAAATCGACGATCTGTGAGGCAGGGCAAACTTTGCTGTTTCCCAAAAATCAGCTATTCACGCTTAGCAAGCAATGCTACGATGGCAGGCCTTATAAGTCAGTCATCATTAGCTTACCGACGCAGCTTCTTCGGGCTTTCTATGAAAAAAATACATTGAAAGACCTCCGGCCAGCCGAAGCGGAAATACTTAAACTCGATCAGGATGCACTTTTGGACAGCCTTTTTGCATCGATGCTACCATACTTTGACCTAAATAAACCTTTGCCTGAAAAGTTGGTGGAAATCAAAACTCACGAAGCGATCGAGATCCTGCGCAACGTGAGGCCTGACATTGACGGCATCCTGTCCGATTTCTCCGAACCCGGGAAAATCAATCTGGCCGATTTTATGGAGAAAAATTATATGTTCAACATATCGCTGGACAAGTTCGCAAGACTTACCGGCCGCAGCCTGACCACATTTCAGCGTGACTTCAAGAAGGCCTTTGAAATGTCACCCCAGAGGTGGCTTACGAGAAAGCGGCTGGCGCTGGCGCATTACCAACTTTCGGAAAAGAGAAAAAGGCCGGTCGACGTCTATTTTGAAACCGGCTTTGAAAACTTATCGCATTTTTCCTACGCCTTCAAAAAGCAATTCGGATACCCGCCGACAATGCTGCCATAACCAATTCAGTTGAAAAACTTACCTTTATCAACTGCACCAGAAAACCGAGCTAGTAGAATTTTCAATTTAGGATCAATGAACGTCTTGCAAAAAGGCTTGTCAGGATTTTTCGAATAGTAGTCCAGATACTTTTCATCATTCAGCTTAAATTCGCCGAACGGGATCACCTCAGTGATAATACTTTTGTCAAAATCCGCTTGCAATGTCTCAATGGCCTGGCTTGCGAAGGATAGTTGCTGCCCGCTGAATGCATAAACGGCAGATCTGTATTTGGATCGCATGGAGTGGTCGGACGTACAGCTGTGGGTATGGAGATGAATTTCGATGAGTGTTTCCAACGAAATTTGTACCGGATCGAATTCGACCACGACGGCTTCGGAAAATCGGGTTGGGTTATCATCGGACGCAATCCACCCCTGGCTAACATGGAGCACGCCTTTTAATGATTGAAAGATGGCCTCGGTGCACCAATGACAGCTTCCGCCTAATCCGATTTTTTCAAGTGCTGTCATAAAATCATATTACGCGTAACATATAAGCTTCGGACTTAATTGGCAGAATTTACGCAAGAACCGGGTTTTTATGGCGGCTAAGAATGAAGTGTTTTGTAAAAAAACACAAACATATGCATCAGGTAAGCAATCCTTCCATATTGTATTTTGGTACGCCCGTTGTTTTGGTTGGAACCACCAATAGCGACAACACATTTAATCTAGCGCCCATTTCATCGGCATTTTGGCTCGGTTACCGATGCATGATCGGTATTGCGGCACATTCCAAAACAACAGAAAATATCCTCAGAACTCGCGAGTGTGTATTGAATTTGCCGTCTGTCAATCAGGCAGAAGCGGTTGACAAACTCGCACTTTTGACGGGAAGCAATCCAGTACCCGCCGGAAAGGTTGCGAAAGGGTATGTACATGAGCCAGACAAATTTTCCAGGGCTAAGCTCACACCAGGTGAGTCTGAAATAGTAAAAGCACCACGCGTTTTGGAATGTCCGGTCCATCTCGAAGCACAATTTGTGGGAATCCATCCTTTTGCAGCTGAAACGGGAATTGAAAACATCCGAAGCGTAACAATGGAGTTGAAAATTGTCCGCGTGCATTTAGACGACTCCATACTTTCTGACCAGAATCGTGACCATGTTGATCCTGAAAAGTGGAAGCCACTGATTATGAGTTTTCAGCAATTTTATGGACTTGGCTCTCGGGTACACTCTTCAAAACTCGCATCTGTCCCTCAGAAATTGTACAGGACGCCGGATACTGAGCGGGCGTAAGCGGCTATGGATCTGCGCCGCCTGGCAAGCCCATCTTAAATACCCGGTAACTTACATAGCTATGTGTGTAAGTTATCCGATCACTTTCCGGCAGATTTATATAAATTGCCTTTTTTAACCAAACACCCTTTCCATATGGCACATACTACATCTAATCCGAAGATCCACGAAGGCCGTAACTTAAAGAGATTCAGAGAAATGTTGTCTGTGAAGCAGGACGCGCTGGCGTTTGAGCTCGGCGAAGATTGGAACCAGCAAAAAATCTCCCTGCTCGAACAAAAAGAAAAGATCGATTCCGATATTTTGGAGCAGGTGGCGGCGATTTTGAAAATTCCGGCTGAGGCGATTCGAAATTTTGATGAACAACAGGCAATCACTGTAATTTCGAGCACTTTCAACGACAATTCTCAGCTGGGCACCCTGATCAACAACTACAACAATCCTATTGATGCGGTCTTAAAACTTCATGAAGAAAAGATGGCTCTCTATGAGCGGATGTTGAAGGAGAAGGATGAGATGATGGAGCGTCTGGAACGGTTGATTACCAATCAGTGATACTCGTGAGCACATAAAAACGAATTGAACTTCTCACATAACTCTAGCATGATTGACATTATCGAGCTAAACGAGCGTATTTTCCATCGTCTCGAACAATCCGACTTACTATACACATTCCGTAAAAGCAATTATGGAAGTCGACTGGAACAAGGTTATTGGTTTTACGGAAATGAAAATCAAATGGCTATTTCGTTTTGGTCAGGCATGGATTGGAAAAATCGAACTCCAAATATAGTATTTGTGATAACGCAAAACGGTAATGTCTATTTGGAAATCAATGTTTCGGATTCAGATCGAAAAAGAGAATTTATCACTAACTATCTTGCTGATCCTTTGGAACTTGGATCTGATAGTCGGAAGTTCCGAAAATACTATGCTGACAATCTAGACCTTGATGAAGCTATATTCGAGTTTGAAAAATTTCTAAATAGTGACAAAATTATTATTGATGAAATTATCAATCGCGAGTCGAAAAGTTTCTTTCTTCCAAATGAAGAATCAATCAGCAACATTGATAGAAAAGAATTTCGCCAACGTCTACAAAACGTTCATAAATATAGACGTACAATAGTTGACATAGAACGCACCGAAAGTAAACAGGCACTTGAAAAGCCTACTAAATTACAATCTTTCAGAGTTTGGGATTCTGGCCCTATATCTTATACGGAACTAACGGACATACCAGCTGATAACAAATGGATATTTATTACAGGTGAAAACGGATCAGGAAAAACAAGTTTTCTTCGAGCAATTAGTACTGCCTTAGGATATCGGTCCTTAGATCGAAACGAACAAATGAGAAATCCCAACTTTCGATTTGAGGCAAGACTATTTAATGAAAGTAGCAATATAACTGAAAGCTTTACAAGAGAACATAATGAGGGGACCAAAAATCGCCGTCCAAAAGTTTCCGGGCTTTGTATGTACGGTCCATTTCGGTTGTTGAACAGCAGGAAGTTGTCAGAGGCAAAATTTAAATTACTCTACACAAAGAGTGGATCTTTCGAGTCTCTTTTTAGTGATAACTCTCCCTTGCTGGATATAGACAAGCAATTAGATATATGGAAGAAGGATAGAAAGTCCTTACATCTGCTAGAAAAGCGCCAATACCACATTAAAAATATTTTGACCGCAGTTGTCCCAAATCTCTATAATATTGATTTATCTCTGTCGGAACTCGGAAAGCCAGTAGAATACCAGACCAGAAGAGATGACATCTCAAATCAATATTCAACGCCATGGGAAAATTTATCTTCCGGTACAAGAAGTGTCTTCTCACTAATTTTAGATATTTTGCTAAGACTTTACGATCAGCAACCGAAAGTCGTTGATCCGGCCGAATTGAAAGGTGTTGTTTTGATAGATGAAATAGACCTTCACTTACATCCACTTGCGCAAAAAGAGCTAGTAGTAAATCTATCCAATGTTTTCAGTGATGTTCAATTTATTGTCACAACTCATAGCCCTATTCCATTGTTGGGTGCACCTAGAAACAGTATGATATATGTTATGAGAAATTATGATGGCAATGTCTCGATTGAACGCATGGATGATAAGGTAATGTTCCGAAAAATTTTACCGAATGCCATTTTCACCTCTCCGATATTTGGATTTAGTGATCTTGTGCCGGATGCAAAAGGTAAGGACGAGATACCATATCTCGACGATGACTTCAATCAAGTCAAACGACGAGAAAATTTGAACAGAGACATCAGAGAATATCTAAATAATGACAAACAAAAGGAATTATTGGCATTATTTAATAAAGAAAAGCAATGAGAAATGTGACTCGTAGCTATCTAATAACTGATGCGCCCGACATCTTGCAAGCAGAGGATACTATTGCAGCTTCAACAATAATTGCGAAAGCAGGTGATGCAAGCGGTATAAAAAGGTCGCTGTATAGCGATCCCTATACAGCTGGACCTGACGAAGGAAACCAATCCCGAGTCATAGACAAGCTTAACAATTGGTACTTTGGGAAATGTGCATACTGCGAGAGATTCTACAAGCTAGATGTCGAGCACTTCAGACCCAAGGGAGAAATTCGAGATGAAAACAATGCGTTGACTTCGAATATAGGTTACTATTGGCTAGGATATGAATGGTCAAATCTGTTGCCTTCTTGTATCTCATGTAATAGAGATGGCGGAAAAAACTCTAAGTTTCCCTACATAGCGGGGGGCAAAACAGTGACCGCACCAACTTTTAACGAAAGTGGTAATCTCGACAGAGAACATTGTATCGTAGACCACGAGTTACTCGTAGGAGAGCTCCCAGCTCTCCTTAATCCAGAAGTTGACTTGAATGTAGAAAGGTTTTTTGCCTTTGAAATTGATGACGATACGGAGGGAATTCGAATCAAAGGTGTTGATGCTGATCGTCGTGGTGAAATAACTGCAATTGTTTGTAAACTGAACAGATCTGAAATCAGGAGAGAGCGCCTACAACATGTAGTAATGGAATTTGTAAATAGTGTTCATAACTCAGTAGCCGTACTAAAATCATCAGGAGATAACACTAACTTCAAAGATCAACTAAATTTACATATCCAGAAAATTTATCGAGACTGCGACGAAATAAAGTTAAGCCACACATTGCTCAGAAAATATATTGTTGCTACGCCATTAAATTTTCAAAAAATCGTGATTCCCTTCATCATACCAGAATTTAAGGCAATTTTATCAGAAGCCTTCACAAATTATGTTCATATCTAGTTCACTAAGAATTATATTTGATTCCAGAATGGCAAATATGATATTGTAAACAATCTTTGCATACTTCCTTTTTATCGATCCTACTAAACGTTTGGCTTCTTATTACCGCGGCAGCATTCTGAATTCTGCTGTTTGTTTCTTCAAGATTATCCTCCCTTAGTGATTTGGGCGGCAATTGAGTGTTATACTCCAAATCATATATTTGAATGTAATCTGCTGTCTGGCCTGTAAGTTCTTTGTGCCCAAGAGCATAAAGATTTAATTGATCATAAGTTATTTTTTGGTTTTGAACATCTTGCTTGGATTTGAATTCAATTATAGTTGTCTCATACTTATCTTCGTATAATTTTCTTCGTATTAGATCAATTTTTCCAGTTACTAAAATACCGTTATCCAAGTTCAGCTGTATCTCCTGCTCAACATATTCTATATTCTTGAAGGAATCCTTATTCCTTTTGTAATACTCTGCCACCCTCTCTTTAACCAAATCTTTCATCTGTTCGAGAATGGTAGATTTGCCTAGATAGGGAAAGTGAGACTGCCCATTTGCAATATCCAACACGTCATCCTGAGACAACTCCTCTCCAAGCTTACTACGCTTGTGTATTTCCATCAAAGTGTTATGAAGCGATCTGCCGAAACCCATGCGCTGGTCCAATGGATAGGAAAAATTATACATCGATACCAGTTTAAATCTGTACTGACATTCAAAGAAGTCTTTTAAAACGCTGAAATTTAGTGTAATCGACACTGCTTCCTTCTTAGGACTAGCTTCTATCTTCAAATTCTTCTCAAATGGCGGAAGATTCGTTACAATTGCGTCTGATTCTGCAAGCTCACTCACAAATTGCGATGCTTTTCTATATAGCTGATTGTTTTCATCAGGTGCACGAGAAATAAATAAGAACTTTTGGGCGCGGGTAATGGCAACATAGAATAGCCGTCTTTCATCTTCCTCACTACCGATGTATCTCTGTTGATTCTTTATAAGAGCTGGGTTCAAGAAATGCCATTCGGTAAGCCCACCCACTTTCTTTGCAGGCATATAATTTTTGTTTAGTCCAGGAATAAAGACAACAGGAAACTCTAAGCCTTTTGCCTGATGGATGGTCATTATTTGGACGGCATTTGGTGCTCTGAATGGATTGTTTAGCCAACCCTCAGGATAGTGATCTGCCGCAGCATATCGAATAAATTGCAAAAAAGAGAACAAATGATACGATGGAACTGACGAATTGAAATAAATCTCTTCGAAATCGTTAATTACCTGACTAAATTTACCAAGATTATACATAACAATCTCAGCAATGTGCTGTGACTGAAATGCTTCCTCATTAATCTGAGATTTCTCTAAAAAATCCCAATATATTTGTTGTAAACTAAAAGCCCATATTGCTTTTCCATTTCTATCAACCTGCTTTTCTGGGAATTTACTATTTAAGTATTCGATTCCCAGCAGCAAATTATTTGAAGCAAAGTTACTATTCCGTATTTGAATCCACAATTGCAATAACTCTTCGGCCGAAATACTCTTATTAAGATATTGAAAGATTCCATATGCCGCTTTCACCTCGTTGACAGAAAACAATTGATTCACCCCCGCAGTTATGTATGGAATATCAAGCTTTTCCAACTCATTGACAATCCCCGCTGTTTTACTCCAAGTTCGTAAAAGAATTGCAAAATCCGAATAATCCAATCCACGTTCTGGCTCGTTTGGGTCAGTTACATTCGATTTGAATGGGGTTCCTCTCAAATCGACTATCATTTGTGCTATTGTACCATTCTCTTCAACTGTGGACACAAACTCATTATACAAAACATCGTTATTTTTACTAAATGTTTGCTTCTCTGCTGATATCATTGATTTTGGGATTCTATCGTTGCGCGAAATGATTGTTTCAGCTAATGCAGTGACGCCTTTCGAGCTCCGGAAATTTCTATCTAATATTATCTCATGCGCCGGCTCATAGTCATGTAAAAAATCTTTGATAAAACTGCTGTTACTTCCACGCCATTGGTAAATATTTTGGTCGTCATCCCCCACGACGGTAATGACAGGTTTAGCAACCTGGTATAATTGATTGATTAGAATTCCCTGTATAGGATTGATATCTTGATATTCGTCAACAATCAAATACTTAAGATCCTTTTTGATTTTATTGTATAAATCCCTCTTTTCTTGGAGTTTATCAATTGCCTCCGTCATTATCATAGTAAAATCAAAATAGCAGTTTTCCTTCAATAGACCTTCGTACTTCTGTTTAGCTAATACAATATGTGAAGGCAACTCACCATCAAGTTCTGACTCTCTGATAACATTCATCAGCTGGATAAATCTTTTAGTATCGACAAAGATCTGCATAGTGATATCATCATTGCTCACCTTTGTCACATCGCTCAT includes:
- a CDS encoding SDR family NAD(P)-dependent oxidoreductase: MKQSNFQGALQQPIGSGFDKNSTAADVIKGIDLTGKIAIVTGGHSGLGLEITKTLASAGARVIVAARDFSKAEKNLSQISNVELAELELTDAGSVESFAGSFLASERPLHLLFNNAGIMWVPLQRDANGYESHFATNHLGHFHLTARLWPALKKANGARVINTSSWGHHASPIVFEDPNFQSREYDPMQAYGQSKTANVLFALELDERGKRFGVRSYSAHPGLILTTDLGRSITPDTMKKLGMLNADGNPVHREYTGTKTAQQGVSTLIWCATSPQLIDIGGVYCENTDIAVLDTDYDPKENWAYDTSKIKGVMPFALDADAARQLWSLSEELTQVKFDVI
- a CDS encoding helix-turn-helix domain-containing protein; this encodes MAQRQVSAYAEMVLTCNEDFHCTGEKVLQEHALLRVVSGQLTVIQAEKSTICEAGQTLLFPKNQLFTLSKQCYDGRPYKSVIISLPTQLLRAFYEKNTLKDLRPAEAEILKLDQDALLDSLFASMLPYFDLNKPLPEKLVEIKTHEAIEILRNVRPDIDGILSDFSEPGKINLADFMEKNYMFNISLDKFARLTGRSLTTFQRDFKKAFEMSPQRWLTRKRLALAHYQLSEKRKRPVDVYFETGFENLSHFSYAFKKQFGYPPTMLP
- a CDS encoding peptide-methionine (S)-S-oxide reductase — protein: MTALEKIGLGGSCHWCTEAIFQSLKGVLHVSQGWIASDDNPTRFSEAVVVEFDPVQISLETLIEIHLHTHSCTSDHSMRSKYRSAVYAFSGQQLSFASQAIETLQADFDKSIITEVIPFGEFKLNDEKYLDYYSKNPDKPFCKTFIDPKLKILLARFSGAVDKGKFFN
- a CDS encoding flavin reductase family protein — its product is MHQVSNPSILYFGTPVVLVGTTNSDNTFNLAPISSAFWLGYRCMIGIAAHSKTTENILRTRECVLNLPSVNQAEAVDKLALLTGSNPVPAGKVAKGYVHEPDKFSRAKLTPGESEIVKAPRVLECPVHLEAQFVGIHPFAAETGIENIRSVTMELKIVRVHLDDSILSDQNRDHVDPEKWKPLIMSFQQFYGLGSRVHSSKLASVPQKLYRTPDTERA
- a CDS encoding helix-turn-helix domain-containing protein — translated: MAHTTSNPKIHEGRNLKRFREMLSVKQDALAFELGEDWNQQKISLLEQKEKIDSDILEQVAAILKIPAEAIRNFDEQQAITVISSTFNDNSQLGTLINNYNNPIDAVLKLHEEKMALYERMLKEKDEMMERLERLITNQ
- a CDS encoding AAA family ATPase, whose protein sequence is MIDIIELNERIFHRLEQSDLLYTFRKSNYGSRLEQGYWFYGNENQMAISFWSGMDWKNRTPNIVFVITQNGNVYLEINVSDSDRKREFITNYLADPLELGSDSRKFRKYYADNLDLDEAIFEFEKFLNSDKIIIDEIINRESKSFFLPNEESISNIDRKEFRQRLQNVHKYRRTIVDIERTESKQALEKPTKLQSFRVWDSGPISYTELTDIPADNKWIFITGENGSGKTSFLRAISTALGYRSLDRNEQMRNPNFRFEARLFNESSNITESFTREHNEGTKNRRPKVSGLCMYGPFRLLNSRKLSEAKFKLLYTKSGSFESLFSDNSPLLDIDKQLDIWKKDRKSLHLLEKRQYHIKNILTAVVPNLYNIDLSLSELGKPVEYQTRRDDISNQYSTPWENLSSGTRSVFSLILDILLRLYDQQPKVVDPAELKGVVLIDEIDLHLHPLAQKELVVNLSNVFSDVQFIVTTHSPIPLLGAPRNSMIYVMRNYDGNVSIERMDDKVMFRKILPNAIFTSPIFGFSDLVPDAKGKDEIPYLDDDFNQVKRRENLNRDIREYLNNDKQKELLALFNKEKQ
- a CDS encoding ATP-dependent DNA helicase, yielding MLNFTPDQQRAISENDKNLRIIACAGSGKTSTVAAKITHLLLGENNAAVEPRNIIAFTYTEKAAAELRNKVLKTIKEDDRLKNVQAIADMYIGTIHGWCLKALQENEYQYQKFSVLDDIKLRLFVDKNYKKIGMSDVTKVSNDDITMQIFVDTKRFIQLMNVIRESELDGELPSHIVLAKQKYEGLLKENCYFDFTMIMTEAIDKLQEKRDLYNKIKKDLKYLIVDEYQDINPIQGILINQLYQVAKPVITVVGDDDQNIYQWRGSNSSFIKDFLHDYEPAHEIILDRNFRSSKGVTALAETIISRNDRIPKSMISAEKQTFSKNNDVLYNEFVSTVEENGTIAQMIVDLRGTPFKSNVTDPNEPERGLDYSDFAILLRTWSKTAGIVNELEKLDIPYITAGVNQLFSVNEVKAAYGIFQYLNKSISAEELLQLWIQIRNSNFASNNLLLGIEYLNSKFPEKQVDRNGKAIWAFSLQQIYWDFLEKSQINEEAFQSQHIAEIVMYNLGKFSQVINDFEEIYFNSSVPSYHLFSFLQFIRYAAADHYPEGWLNNPFRAPNAVQIMTIHQAKGLEFPVVFIPGLNKNYMPAKKVGGLTEWHFLNPALIKNQQRYIGSEEDERRLFYVAITRAQKFLFISRAPDENNQLYRKASQFVSELAESDAIVTNLPPFEKNLKIEASPKKEAVSITLNFSVLKDFFECQYRFKLVSMYNFSYPLDQRMGFGRSLHNTLMEIHKRSKLGEELSQDDVLDIANGQSHFPYLGKSTILEQMKDLVKERVAEYYKRNKDSFKNIEYVEQEIQLNLDNGILVTGKIDLIRRKLYEDKYETTIIEFKSKQDVQNQKITYDQLNLYALGHKELTGQTADYIQIYDLEYNTQLPPKSLREDNLEETNSRIQNAAAVIRSQTFSRIDKKEVCKDCLQYHICHSGIKYNS